In one window of Henckelia pumila isolate YLH828 chromosome 1, ASM3356847v2, whole genome shotgun sequence DNA:
- the LOC140890872 gene encoding acyl carrier protein 1, chloroplastic-like, whose protein sequence is MASFSASSVSFGSVSCPFKQKQVSNLRRASFSFNGKGFPSLRSQPPRFRVSCAAKPETVDKVCEIVRKQLALAADREVCGESKFATLGADSLDTVEIVMGLEEAFGISVEEESAQSITTVQEAADMIEKLLEKC, encoded by the exons ATGGCATCTTTCTCTGCTTCTTCTGTCTCATTCGGATCCGTTTCTTGCCCATTCAAGCAGAAGCAG GTTTCAAATTTGAGAAGGGCTTCATTTTCATTCAATGGAAAGGGCTTCCCATCTCTTAGATCACAGCCACCTCGTTTCCGAGTTTCCTGTGCT GCTAAACCAGAAACAGTGGACAAAGTCTGTGAGATTGTAAGGAAGCAACTGGCGCTTGCTGCTGATCGTGAAGTCTGTGGTGAGTCAAAGTTTGCGACACTTGGTGCTGATTCACTTGACACG GTTGAGATTGTGATGGGACTGGAAGAAGCGTTCGGGATCAGCGTGGAGGAAGAAAGTGCTCAGAGTATCACTACCGTTCAAGAAGCAGCCGATATGATCGAGAAACTCTTGGAGAAGTGCTAG